One segment of Mobula hypostoma unplaced genomic scaffold, sMobHyp1.1 scaffold_53, whole genome shotgun sequence DNA contains the following:
- the LOC134341861 gene encoding probable G-protein coupled receptor 139, producing the protein MSTMLDRYKGVQKILRELIVVFGVPVNLPAIVTLSGGKCGLSPCTTRYLVTMATADLLTVVIEVLVRQVIKHYFLWNFLRITAVCRVVEVLRFTATYCSVWFTVMFTFDRFVGICCQKLRTKYCTGKTASVVLTTTGVLSFLKIVPRYFLWEPREIIDNVPWCCKLTDNTFTDTGWVVYDWLDIVLNPFIPFAGILQLNALTVRHILVASRVRKGLRGQSKSENRGDPETESRRRSVVLLFTFSGSFIPLWMTHVVNFMYYEMKGIGFDFNDSEWIFHLVGDLLKNFSYWTHTFICRDSIKIQRAGDQRVKMSVHLVATVP; encoded by the exons ATGTCTACAATGTTAGACAGATACAAAGGTGTGCAGAAAATATTGAGAGAGCTCATTGTCGTGTTTGGAGTTCCTG TGAATTTACCGGCGATTGTGACCCTGTCAGGGGGAAAGTGCGGCCTCTCTCCCTGCACCACCCGCTACCTGGTGACCATGGCGACAGCAGATCTACTGACCGTAGTCATAGAGGTCCTTGTGCGTCAAGTCATAAAACATTActttctgtggaattttctgagAATTACCGCTGTGTGCAGAGTTGTCGAGGTACTGAGGTTCACAGCCACATACTGCtctgtctggttcaccgtcaTGTTCACTTTCGATCGGTTTGTCGGCATCTGCTGTCAGAAGCTGAgaacaaaatattgcaccgggAAGACTGCGTCTGTGGTTCTCACAACAACCGGCGtgctgtcctttctgaaaatCGTTCCCCGTTACTTTCTCTGGGAACCCAGAGAGATAATCGACAATGTACCGTGGTGCTGTAAGCTCACGGACAATACTTTCACTGATACCGGATGGGTAGTATACGATTGGCTCGATATAGTTTTAAATCCGTTCATCCCTTTCGCTGGGATCCTGCAGCTCAACGCTCTGACAGTCAGACACATTTTAGTGGCGAGTCGGGTCCGTAAGGGGTTGAGGGGTCAGAGCAAGTCGGAGAACCGCGGTGACCCGGAGACagagagcaggaggaggtctgtAGTTTTACTCTTCACCTTCTCCGGCAGCTTCATCCCCCTGTGGATGACCCACGTTGTAAATTTCATGTATTATGAGATGAAAGGAATTGGATTCGATTTCAACGATTCTGAATGGATTTTTCACCTCGTCGGAGATTTGCTGAAGAATTTCAGCTACTGGACGCACACATTTATTTGCCGTGACTCAATCAAAATTCAGAGAGCAGGTGATCAGCGCGTTAAAATGTCCGTTCACCTTGTTGCTACAGTTCCTTAA